One window from the genome of Solea solea chromosome 2, fSolSol10.1, whole genome shotgun sequence encodes:
- the LOC131452790 gene encoding nuclear receptor subfamily 4 group A member 2-like isoform X1, whose translation MLAGIMPCVHTQCGSSPQGASPASQSAGGERSCDFLTPEFVKFSMDLTNSEISAASSGSNIGPLADSYNCGYDVKPPCVFQMPVQGEIPCVKLEDAHGCPRYQPNQPPTHHSEELLSSPGSVYYYRPPSPHTPSFQTPTGHIWDDSGSLYSFRQDYLAAAHRKNSLCRFSLFSLKHAQHSGQSSPTCQMKFDGSLHVSMNLDASGTHQPLDCSGGLGKRHNVGFPQPMHLAHGHPFMDYQTSASSRGPLGAEGLCAVCGDNAACQHYGVRTCEGCKGFFKRTVQKNAKYVCLAAKSCPVDKRRRNRCQYCRFQKCLTVGMVKEVVRTDSLKGRRGRLPSKHKALTDSSSPVSALLNALIRAHVESNPPLSRLDYSKFRESPGSPLGDDAQHVRQFYDLLTSSMEVIRGWAQKIPSYASLPKHDQDLLFYSAFLELFVLRLSYRSNPEEGKLIFCDGSVWHRFQCLRGFGEWIDSIVEFSANLQRMNLDVSTFSCICALTMVTERHGLKEPKKVEELQNNIVKCLKDGAACTDGGSECWSNHLSRLLEKLPELRTLCIQGLQRIFYLKLEDLVPPPAVIDKLFLDTLPF comes from the exons ATGCTTGCAGGAATCATGCCGTGTGTCCACACACAGTGCGGCTCCTCGCCACAGGGAGCCAGTCCGGCTTCCCAGAGCGCCGGTGGGGAGCGAAGCTGTGACTTTCTCACACCAGAGTTTGTGAAGTTCAGCATGGATCTCACTAACAGTGAAATCTCTGCTGCGTCGTCCGGCAGCAATATTGGCCCTTTGGCGGACTCTTACAACTGTGGCTACGACGTGAAGCCGCCGTGCGTCTTTCAGATGCCAGTACAGGGGGAGATCCCGTGCGTAAAGTTGGAGGACGCGCACGGGTGTCCGCGGTATCAGCCCAACCAGCCTCCAACGCACCATTCTGAGGAGCTGCTCTCCTCTCCAGGCTCAGTTTACTATTACCGACCTCCCTCTCCACACACGCCCAGCTTCCAAACTCCAACAGGACACATCTGGGATGACTCCGGTTCTCTGTATAGTTTTCGACAAGACTATTTGGCGGCGGCGCACAGGAAAAATTCACTATGCAGATTCTCGCTGTTTTCTCTCAAACACGCGCAACACAGCGGCCAGAGCTCGCCAACCTGCCAGATGAAGTTTGACGGATCGCTCCACGTGTCCATGAACCTGGACGCATCCGGGACGCACCAGCCGCTGGACTGTTCCGGGGGTTTGGGAAAGCGACACAATGTTGGATTCCCCCAGCCAATGCACCTCGCCCACGGTCACCCGTTTATGGACTACCAGACTTCAGCCTCCAGCCGTGGACCGCTGGGCGCGGAGGGTCTGTGCGCGGTGTGCGGGGATAACGCAGCGTGCCAGCACTATGGAGTGCGCACCTGCGAGGGCTGCAAGGGTTTCTTCAAG CGCACAGTGCAGAAAAATGCCAAGTATGTGTGTTTGGCAGCCAAAAGCTGCCCGGTGGACAAACGAAGGAGGAACCGTTGTCAGTACTGTCGCTTTCAGAAGTGCTTGACAGTGGGAATGGTCAAAGAAG TGGTGAGGACCGACAGCCTGAAAGGTCGAAGAGGTCGCCTGCCCTCCAAACATAAAGCCCTCACAGACTCATCCTCCCCTGTCAGCGCCCTTCTGAACGCTCTCATCCGGGCACACGTCGAGTCAAACCCTCCACTCTCTCGCCTTGACTACTCCAAA TTCCGGGAGAGTCCTGGAAGTCCGCTGGGAGATGATGCACAACATGTGAGACAGTTTTACGACCTCCTGACCTCTTCGATGGAGGTGATTCGAGGGTGGGCACAGAAGATTCCCAGCTACGCCTCCCTACCTAAACACGACCAAGACCTCCTCTTCTATTCTGCTTTCCTGGAGCTCTTTGTTTTGCGACTCTCGTACAG ATCAAATCCGGAGGAGGGAAAGTTGATCTTCTGCGATGGGTCGGTGTGGCACAGGTTCCAGTGCCTGAGGGGCTTTGGGGAGTGGATCGACAGCATCGTCGAATTCTCGGCCAATCTGCAGAGGATGAACCTGGACGTCTCCACCTTTTCCTGCATATGCGCCCTCACAATGGTGACCG AGCGACATGGACTAAAAGAGCCAAAGAAAGTGGAGGAGCTGCAGAACAACATTGTCAAGTGCTTGAAGGATGGCGCGGCATGCACTGATGGAGGCTCAGAATGTTGGTCCAACCATTTGTCCAGACTTTTAGAAAAGCTGCCCGAACTCCGCACTCTGTGCATCCAAGGCCTTCAAAGGATATTCTATTTGAAGCTGGAGGATCTGGTGCCACCACCTGCAGTAATAGATAAGTTATTCCTGGACACGTTGCCATTTTAG
- the LOC131452790 gene encoding nuclear receptor subfamily 4 group A member 2-like isoform X2, which produces MPCVHTQCGSSPQGASPASQSAGGERSCDFLTPEFVKFSMDLTNSEISAASSGSNIGPLADSYNCGYDVKPPCVFQMPVQGEIPCVKLEDAHGCPRYQPNQPPTHHSEELLSSPGSVYYYRPPSPHTPSFQTPTGHIWDDSGSLYSFRQDYLAAAHRKNSLCRFSLFSLKHAQHSGQSSPTCQMKFDGSLHVSMNLDASGTHQPLDCSGGLGKRHNVGFPQPMHLAHGHPFMDYQTSASSRGPLGAEGLCAVCGDNAACQHYGVRTCEGCKGFFKRTVQKNAKYVCLAAKSCPVDKRRRNRCQYCRFQKCLTVGMVKEVVRTDSLKGRRGRLPSKHKALTDSSSPVSALLNALIRAHVESNPPLSRLDYSKFRESPGSPLGDDAQHVRQFYDLLTSSMEVIRGWAQKIPSYASLPKHDQDLLFYSAFLELFVLRLSYRSNPEEGKLIFCDGSVWHRFQCLRGFGEWIDSIVEFSANLQRMNLDVSTFSCICALTMVTERHGLKEPKKVEELQNNIVKCLKDGAACTDGGSECWSNHLSRLLEKLPELRTLCIQGLQRIFYLKLEDLVPPPAVIDKLFLDTLPF; this is translated from the exons ATGCCGTGTGTCCACACACAGTGCGGCTCCTCGCCACAGGGAGCCAGTCCGGCTTCCCAGAGCGCCGGTGGGGAGCGAAGCTGTGACTTTCTCACACCAGAGTTTGTGAAGTTCAGCATGGATCTCACTAACAGTGAAATCTCTGCTGCGTCGTCCGGCAGCAATATTGGCCCTTTGGCGGACTCTTACAACTGTGGCTACGACGTGAAGCCGCCGTGCGTCTTTCAGATGCCAGTACAGGGGGAGATCCCGTGCGTAAAGTTGGAGGACGCGCACGGGTGTCCGCGGTATCAGCCCAACCAGCCTCCAACGCACCATTCTGAGGAGCTGCTCTCCTCTCCAGGCTCAGTTTACTATTACCGACCTCCCTCTCCACACACGCCCAGCTTCCAAACTCCAACAGGACACATCTGGGATGACTCCGGTTCTCTGTATAGTTTTCGACAAGACTATTTGGCGGCGGCGCACAGGAAAAATTCACTATGCAGATTCTCGCTGTTTTCTCTCAAACACGCGCAACACAGCGGCCAGAGCTCGCCAACCTGCCAGATGAAGTTTGACGGATCGCTCCACGTGTCCATGAACCTGGACGCATCCGGGACGCACCAGCCGCTGGACTGTTCCGGGGGTTTGGGAAAGCGACACAATGTTGGATTCCCCCAGCCAATGCACCTCGCCCACGGTCACCCGTTTATGGACTACCAGACTTCAGCCTCCAGCCGTGGACCGCTGGGCGCGGAGGGTCTGTGCGCGGTGTGCGGGGATAACGCAGCGTGCCAGCACTATGGAGTGCGCACCTGCGAGGGCTGCAAGGGTTTCTTCAAG CGCACAGTGCAGAAAAATGCCAAGTATGTGTGTTTGGCAGCCAAAAGCTGCCCGGTGGACAAACGAAGGAGGAACCGTTGTCAGTACTGTCGCTTTCAGAAGTGCTTGACAGTGGGAATGGTCAAAGAAG TGGTGAGGACCGACAGCCTGAAAGGTCGAAGAGGTCGCCTGCCCTCCAAACATAAAGCCCTCACAGACTCATCCTCCCCTGTCAGCGCCCTTCTGAACGCTCTCATCCGGGCACACGTCGAGTCAAACCCTCCACTCTCTCGCCTTGACTACTCCAAA TTCCGGGAGAGTCCTGGAAGTCCGCTGGGAGATGATGCACAACATGTGAGACAGTTTTACGACCTCCTGACCTCTTCGATGGAGGTGATTCGAGGGTGGGCACAGAAGATTCCCAGCTACGCCTCCCTACCTAAACACGACCAAGACCTCCTCTTCTATTCTGCTTTCCTGGAGCTCTTTGTTTTGCGACTCTCGTACAG ATCAAATCCGGAGGAGGGAAAGTTGATCTTCTGCGATGGGTCGGTGTGGCACAGGTTCCAGTGCCTGAGGGGCTTTGGGGAGTGGATCGACAGCATCGTCGAATTCTCGGCCAATCTGCAGAGGATGAACCTGGACGTCTCCACCTTTTCCTGCATATGCGCCCTCACAATGGTGACCG AGCGACATGGACTAAAAGAGCCAAAGAAAGTGGAGGAGCTGCAGAACAACATTGTCAAGTGCTTGAAGGATGGCGCGGCATGCACTGATGGAGGCTCAGAATGTTGGTCCAACCATTTGTCCAGACTTTTAGAAAAGCTGCCCGAACTCCGCACTCTGTGCATCCAAGGCCTTCAAAGGATATTCTATTTGAAGCTGGAGGATCTGGTGCCACCACCTGCAGTAATAGATAAGTTATTCCTGGACACGTTGCCATTTTAG